A stretch of DNA from Sphingopyxis sp. MWB1:
CACGCGGTGATCAAAGGCCTTCAGGCGAATGCGTATATTCTGCGTTTCCATGACTGTTCCAGTCGAATCCCGTCTAACGATGCGAAAGAGCCGAAATGGCCCGTTCCGACCCCCGCAGGGAGGCCGGAGAGGCCATCAAAATTCTTCAAGCTACGAGCCGCGCGAATCACACCGATTCGCGCGGCTCGAGGCCCTATATTACTTTGTGATCGAGGCCACAACCCCTGCGCCGACCGTGCGGCCACCTTCGCGAATTGCGAAGCGCAGACCCTGGTCCATGGCGATCGGAGCGATGAGCTTGACCGAAAGCTTCACATTGTCGCCCGGCATGACCATTTCCGTGCCTTCCGGCAGTTCGATCGTCCCGGTGACGTCGGTGGTGCGGAAATAGAATTGCGGACGATAGTTCGCAAAGAACGGCGTGTGACGGCCGCCCTCGTCCTTCGAAAGGACATAGACTTCCGAGGTGAAGTCGGTGTGCGGCGTGATCGAACCGGGCTTCGCCAGAACCTGGCCACGCTCAACTTCTTCACGGCCGATACCACGGATCAGCGCGCCGACATTGTCGCCAGCTTCGCCCTGATCGAGCAGCTTACGGAACATTTCAACGCCGGTGACGGTCGTCTTCTTGGTGTCCTTGATGCCGACGATTTCGACTTCTTCGCCAACCTTGACGATGCCGGTTTCAATACGACCGGTGACAACCGTACCACGACCCGAGATCGAGAAAACGTCTTCGATCGGCATCAGGAAGGGCTGGTCAACCGGACGTTCCGGCTGCGGGATCCATTCGTCGACGGCCTTCATCAGTTCAAGGATCTTTTCCTTGCCGATGTTGTCGTCGCGGCCTTCGAGGGCAGCGAGCGCCGAGCCAGCGATGATCGGAATATTGTCGCCGTCGAAATCGCGCTTTGACAGCTCTTCGCGGATTTCGAGTTCAACGAGCTCGAGCAGTTCCGGATCGTCGACCTGGTCAACCTTGTTGAGGAAGACCACCATGGTGGGAACGCCGACCTGCTTGGCGAGCAGGATGTGCTCCTTGGTCTGCGGCATCGGGCCGTCAGCAGCCGAAACGACGAGGATCGCGCCGTCCATCTGTGCAGCGCCGGTGATCATGTTCTTCACATAGTCGGCGTGGCCGGGGCAGTCGACGTGAGCATAGTGGCGCGCGTCGGTTTCATATTCGATGTGCGAGGTCGAAATGGTGATGCCGCGCTCACGCTCTTCGGGCGCCTTGTCAATGTTGGCGAAATCAACGGCCGAACCGCCGCCAGCTTCCGAAAGAACCTTCGAAATCGCTGCCGTCAGCGACGTCTTGCCATGGTCGACGTGACCGATGGTGCCGATATTGCAGTGCGGTTTGTTCCGCTCAAATTTAGCCTTGGCCATGATATTGAACCTTCTTGTTCATTGGGTTGTGTTGATCAGTCCTGGCCGACGCCCGCTGAATCAGGCGCCGCCCTTAGTAGGTCTTGCCGCACGGTGCAAGCCCGCGCGGCATTTCGACCCCATCAGGCCATCTTGGCCTTTACTTCTTCAGCGACGTTGCTCGGCACTTCTTCGTAATGGGAGAAGGTCATCGTATATTGCGCGCGCCCCTGGGTGAAGCTGCGCAACTGATTCACATAGCCGAACATATTTGCCAGCGGGACCATCGCGTCCACGACCTGAGCGATGCCGCGACTGTCGGTGCCCTGAATCTGTCCGCGACGGCTGTTAAGGTCGCCGATCACGTCCCCCATAAATTCTTCCGGGGTAACGACTTCGACCTTCATCACCGGCTCGAGCAGCTTGATGCCTGCCTTTGCCGCGACTTCGCGCATTGCTGCACGACCCGCGATCTCAAAGGCCAAAGCCGACGAGTCGACGTCGTGATAAGCGCCATCGGTCAAACGGATTTCAAAGTCGATGATCGGGAAGCCGATCATATGACCGTTTTCCGCCGATTCGCGCATGCCTTTTTCGACCGAGGGAATATATTCGCGCGGAATGTTCCCGCCCTTGATCTCGTCGATGAAGGTGATGCCGCTGCCGCGCTCACCGGGGGCAACACTGACCTTGACGCGGCCGAACTGACCCGAACCACCCGACTGTTTCTTGTGGGTGTAGTCGACTTCAACGGCCTTCGCGAGCGATTCGCGATATGCCACCTGCGGCGCACCGACATTGGCTTCGACCTTGAATTCGCGCTTCATGCGATCGACGAGAATGTCGAGGTGAAGCTCGCCCATGCCCTTGATGATGGTCTGGCCCGATTCATGGTCGGTCGAGACACGGAAGCTGGGATCTTCCGCCGCCAGACGGTTGAGCGCGATGCCCATTTTCTCCTGGTCGGCCTTGGTCTTAGGTTCGACCGAGAGTTCGATCACCGGCTCGGGAAATTCCATACGCTCGAGGATGATCGGCGCATTGGGCGCGCAGATGGTGTCCCCCGTGGTGGTTTCCTTGAGGCCCGCCAGCGCGACGATATCGCCTGCATGCGCTTCTTCGATATCTTCGCGGCTGTTGGCATGCATAAGGAGCATACGGCCGATCTTCTCGCGCTTGTCCTTCACCGAGTTCAGATAGCTGCCCTTGGTGAGCGTACCGGAATAGATGCGCGCAAAGGTCAGCGAGCCGACGAACGGGTCGTTCATGATCTTGAACGCCAACATCGACAACGGCGCCGAATCCGAGGTCGGACGCGAATCGGGCTGTTCGGTCGTCGGGTTGACGCCCTGGACATCCGCAATATCGAGCGGCGAGGGCAGATAATCGACGACCGCGTCGAGCAGCGGCTGAACGCCCTTGTTCTTGAACGAGGAGCCGCAGAGAACCGGGACAAATGCCTGGCTCAGCGTGCCCTTGCGGATCAGAGCCTTGAGCGTCGGAACATCGGGAAGCGTACCTTCCAGATAGGCTTCCATCGCTTCATCATCCTGCTCGACGGCAAGTTCGATCAGCTTCTCACGATATTCGGCGGCCTTGTCAGCCAGCTCGGCGGGAATTTCCTCATAGGTGAATTCCGCGCCCAGGCTTTCATCCTTCCAGATGATCGCGCGTTCGTTGACCAGGTCGACCAGGCCGACGAAATCGCTTTCGGCGCCGATGGGCAGATAAAGCACTGCCGGGGTCGCACCAAGACGGTCGATGATCGTCTGGACACAATAATAGAAATTCGCACCGGTGCGGTCGAGCTTGTTGACATAGCACATGCGCGGAACTTTGTATTTTTCCGCCTGGCGCCACACGGTTTCCGACTGAGGCTCCACACCCGCAACGCCGTCGAACGCAGCAACCGCACCGTCGAGAACGCGCAAGCTGCGCTCAACTTCAATGGTGAAGTCGACGTGTCCGGGGGTGTCGATGATGTTCAGACGATGTTCGGGGCCCTTGCCCTCATCGGCCTTCCACAGGCAGGTGGTCGCCGCAGAGGTGATCGTAATGCCACGCTCCTGCTCCTGCTCCATCCAGTCCATCGTCGCGGCACCGTCGTGCACTTCGCCGATCTTGTAGGACTTGCCGGTGTAATAAAGAATACGCTCGGTCGTGGTGGTCTTGCCGGCGTCGATATGCGCCATGATACCGAAATTGCGATAGCGTTCGAGCGGATGGCTGCGGGCCATGGTGTTTTCCTTGAGCTTTGGGGGAAACCTTGTGAGTCGCCCCCGGTATAGGAAGGATTGTTACGATTGCGAGGCGGCCAGGGGCCGCCCGCTCACTTACCAGCGATAGTGCGAGAAAGCGCGGTTGGCTTCCGCCATCCGGTGCGTGTCTTCACGCTTTTTCACCGCATTGCCGCGATTGTTCGACGCGTCCAGCAGTTCGCCCGACAGGCGCGCGGCCATGGTGGTTTCGCTGCGATTGCGCGCAGCCGTGATCAGCCAGCGAATGGCGAGAGCTTGCGCACGGTCCGGACGAACTTCGACGGGAACCTGATAGGTGGCACCGCCCACGCGGCGGCTGCGGACCTCGATATTCGGGCGAATATTTGCCAGCGCTTCATGGAACACGCCGAGCGGCTCCTTCTTCGCACGGGCTTCAACCGATTCGAGCGCACCATAGACAATGCTTTCCGCGACGGATTTCTTACCGTCGAGCATGACACTGTTCATGAACTTGGACAGCACCACATCTCCGAAACGGGGATCGGGCAGAATTTCGCGACGTTCTGGGCGACGACGACGAGCCATGGGTAATTCCTTTTACAACAGCATCCCGGCGCCAAGCGACTTCGGGACGATCAACAAACCGGAAAAGCGGCCTTACTTCGGACGCTTCGCGCCGTACTTCGAACGGCTCTGCTTGCGGTCCTTTACCCCCTGGGTATCGAGCACGCCGCGCAGGACGTGGTAACGCACGCCGGGAAGGTCGCGCACACGGCCACCGCGGATGAGCACAACCGAGTGCTCTTGCAGGTTATGGCCTTCGCCGGGGATGTAGGAGATGACTTCGCGCTGGTTGGTCAGGCGAACCTTTGCAACCTTACGAAGCGCCGAGTTCGGCTTTTTCGGGGTCGTTGTGTAGACACGGGTGCAAACGCCGCGCTTCTGCGGGTTCGATTCCATGGCCGGGACCTTGGACTTCGCCTTTTGCGGCGTCCGGCCCTTGCGGACCAGC
This window harbors:
- the tuf gene encoding elongation factor Tu — protein: MAKAKFERNKPHCNIGTIGHVDHGKTSLTAAISKVLSEAGGGSAVDFANIDKAPEERERGITISTSHIEYETDARHYAHVDCPGHADYVKNMITGAAQMDGAILVVSAADGPMPQTKEHILLAKQVGVPTMVVFLNKVDQVDDPELLELVELEIREELSKRDFDGDNIPIIAGSALAALEGRDDNIGKEKILELMKAVDEWIPQPERPVDQPFLMPIEDVFSISGRGTVVTGRIETGIVKVGEEVEIVGIKDTKKTTVTGVEMFRKLLDQGEAGDNVGALIRGIGREEVERGQVLAKPGSITPHTDFTSEVYVLSKDEGGRHTPFFANYRPQFYFRTTDVTGTIELPEGTEMVMPGDNVKLSVKLIAPIAMDQGLRFAIREGGRTVGAGVVASITK
- the fusA gene encoding elongation factor G gives rise to the protein MARSHPLERYRNFGIMAHIDAGKTTTTERILYYTGKSYKIGEVHDGAATMDWMEQEQERGITITSAATTCLWKADEGKGPEHRLNIIDTPGHVDFTIEVERSLRVLDGAVAAFDGVAGVEPQSETVWRQAEKYKVPRMCYVNKLDRTGANFYYCVQTIIDRLGATPAVLYLPIGAESDFVGLVDLVNERAIIWKDESLGAEFTYEEIPAELADKAAEYREKLIELAVEQDDEAMEAYLEGTLPDVPTLKALIRKGTLSQAFVPVLCGSSFKNKGVQPLLDAVVDYLPSPLDIADVQGVNPTTEQPDSRPTSDSAPLSMLAFKIMNDPFVGSLTFARIYSGTLTKGSYLNSVKDKREKIGRMLLMHANSREDIEEAHAGDIVALAGLKETTTGDTICAPNAPIILERMEFPEPVIELSVEPKTKADQEKMGIALNRLAAEDPSFRVSTDHESGQTIIKGMGELHLDILVDRMKREFKVEANVGAPQVAYRESLAKAVEVDYTHKKQSGGSGQFGRVKVSVAPGERGSGITFIDEIKGGNIPREYIPSVEKGMRESAENGHMIGFPIIDFEIRLTDGAYHDVDSSALAFEIAGRAAMREVAAKAGIKLLEPVMKVEVVTPEEFMGDVIGDLNSRRGQIQGTDSRGIAQVVDAMVPLANMFGYVNQLRSFTQGRAQYTMTFSHYEEVPSNVAEEVKAKMA
- the rpsG gene encoding 30S ribosomal protein S7 is translated as MARRRRPERREILPDPRFGDVVLSKFMNSVMLDGKKSVAESIVYGALESVEARAKKEPLGVFHEALANIRPNIEVRSRRVGGATYQVPVEVRPDRAQALAIRWLITAARNRSETTMAARLSGELLDASNNRGNAVKKREDTHRMAEANRAFSHYRW
- the rpsL gene encoding 30S ribosomal protein S12, with the protein product MPTINQLVRKGRTPQKAKSKVPAMESNPQKRGVCTRVYTTTPKKPNSALRKVAKVRLTNQREVISYIPGEGHNLQEHSVVLIRGGRVRDLPGVRYHVLRGVLDTQGVKDRKQSRSKYGAKRPK